One genomic segment of Chitinophaga sancti includes these proteins:
- a CDS encoding carbohydrate-binding protein, whose amino-acid sequence MNAKNCIVLLLMALSVHTALFAQSGIYAGGPVYKNRSYSISELKNSGFTYVVVWTIHIDASGNFNFNAEFPLVQNGSYVGASTYPNFANDIALLKSAPTTINRVEFCISAWGSGTFANIKSLIAAQGTGSTSILYKNFQALKNAIPAVDAIAFDDESTYDVSSSTALAVMLGNLGYKVTLVPYTNTSYWTSVATNTNSQLAGTVTRVDLQCYSGGAGNSPCSSSWSFGSIPVYAGLWDAEKSTTQVTSTLNSWKSSCSSKLGGGFIWLYDDIDNSGSTAGYASAVNSVFGGGGLNTAAATFYKDCNYSGLGISLPTGNYTLSQLKSHGILNDDISSIQLASGYQTTVYADDNYGGSSLLVNANNSCLVNNSFNDIISSLKVAATSSASTTKIQAESYSAMSGVQTETTTDTDGGLSVGYIDTGDWLAYSNINIPTTGSYRIDYRVASESTGGQLSLDMNAGATVLGYQTIPVTGGWQTWQTVSQTVNITAGTYAFGIYAQSGGWNLNWWSITPVSGARVAATPKTTVFNIYPNPAQNELKINADLTGALIQVYDVTGNQVINLKPNSNTINISRLIPGMYTLVIIKDGNRTTRQFIKH is encoded by the coding sequence ATGAATGCTAAGAACTGTATCGTATTGCTGCTTATGGCGCTTTCGGTTCATACTGCGCTCTTTGCTCAATCAGGTATTTATGCTGGTGGACCTGTATATAAAAACAGAAGCTACTCCATCAGTGAACTCAAAAATTCAGGCTTTACTTATGTAGTGGTATGGACCATACATATCGATGCCAGCGGTAACTTTAACTTCAATGCCGAATTCCCGTTAGTGCAAAATGGATCTTATGTGGGTGCCAGCACCTATCCTAATTTTGCAAATGATATTGCCCTGCTCAAGTCTGCCCCTACCACTATCAACAGGGTTGAGTTTTGCATCAGCGCATGGGGCTCCGGTACCTTCGCAAATATTAAAAGTTTGATTGCGGCACAGGGCACAGGTAGCACAAGTATCCTGTACAAAAATTTCCAGGCATTGAAAAATGCTATTCCTGCTGTAGATGCGATTGCTTTTGATGATGAAAGCACGTATGATGTAAGCTCTTCTACTGCCCTGGCTGTGATGCTGGGTAACCTGGGTTATAAGGTGACACTGGTGCCTTATACCAATACCAGTTACTGGACTAGCGTAGCGACAAATACGAATAGTCAGCTGGCAGGTACAGTTACCCGTGTTGATCTGCAATGTTATTCAGGGGGCGCTGGCAATAGTCCCTGCAGTAGCAGCTGGAGCTTTGGGTCTATTCCTGTTTACGCAGGTTTGTGGGATGCAGAAAAATCTACTACACAGGTGACGAGTACATTAAATTCATGGAAGAGTAGTTGTAGTAGTAAACTGGGCGGTGGTTTTATCTGGTTGTATGATGATATTGACAACTCAGGTTCAACTGCTGGTTATGCATCTGCTGTGAATAGTGTATTTGGCGGTGGCGGTCTGAATACGGCTGCGGCTACTTTTTATAAAGATTGTAATTATAGTGGTTTAGGAATTAGTTTACCAACTGGTAATTATACGTTGTCACAACTCAAATCACATGGTATACTGAATGATGATATTTCTTCTATTCAGCTGGCCAGTGGCTACCAGACCACGGTGTATGCAGACGATAATTATGGTGGCAGTTCCCTGCTGGTGAATGCAAATAATTCCTGTTTGGTGAATAACAGCTTTAATGATATCATCAGTTCACTCAAAGTAGCTGCAACTTCATCCGCATCAACTACTAAAATTCAGGCAGAAAGTTACAGCGCAATGTCAGGTGTACAGACAGAAACAACTACGGATACAGATGGTGGTTTGAGCGTAGGTTATATCGATACCGGCGATTGGCTGGCGTATTCAAATATTAATATTCCAACGACCGGTTCGTATCGTATAGATTACCGGGTGGCCAGTGAATCAACAGGTGGTCAGTTATCATTGGATATGAATGCAGGTGCTACTGTGCTGGGATATCAAACCATTCCTGTAACCGGTGGCTGGCAAACCTGGCAAACTGTATCGCAAACTGTGAATATTACAGCCGGTACATATGCCTTTGGTATCTATGCACAATCTGGTGGCTGGAACCTGAACTGGTGGAGTATTACACCTGTATCAGGAGCGAGAGTGGCAGCTACTCCCAAAACGACAGTATTTAATATCTATCCCAACCCTGCACAAAATGAATTAAAGATCAATGCTGACCTGACAGGTGCATTGATACAGGTTTATGATGTAACAGGTAATCAGGTGATTAATTTAAAACCAAATTCTAATACTATCAATATATCCCGGCTAATACCGGGAATGTATACACTGGTCATCATCAAAGATGGTAATCGTACCACCCGTCAGTTTATCAAGCATTAA
- a CDS encoding RNA polymerase sigma-70 factor gives MNTQDAELVVLLQQDDVSAFDSLYWKYHQAVYRNIFKFVKEPIGTEDILQEVFTKLWEKRKEINATQSVAGWLFVISFNLSVDYVRRKLREQTIHKELYNINPEEDLGLDNKNVYEEQYQLLEEAIAQLSPKKRKIVTMCKLEGKTYDEVAAEMNISRNTVKEHLSIAMAKLNEYIQKNKEHKYIVLFLLFLNYHD, from the coding sequence ATGAATACACAAGATGCCGAGTTAGTAGTATTGTTACAACAGGACGATGTAAGTGCATTTGATTCGCTGTACTGGAAATATCACCAGGCGGTGTACCGTAACATTTTCAAGTTTGTAAAGGAACCGATTGGTACAGAGGATATTCTCCAGGAGGTGTTTACCAAATTGTGGGAGAAGAGAAAGGAAATTAATGCTACCCAGTCGGTGGCAGGATGGTTATTTGTAATCAGTTTTAATTTATCGGTAGACTATGTAAGGCGCAAGCTGCGCGAGCAAACCATTCACAAGGAACTATATAATATAAATCCGGAAGAAGATCTGGGACTGGATAATAAGAATGTATATGAAGAGCAATATCAGTTGCTCGAAGAGGCAATTGCACAGTTATCTCCCAAAAAGCGAAAAATTGTGACGATGTGTAAACTGGAAGGGAAGACATATGATGAAGTAGCAGCAGAGATGAATATTTCCCGGAATACGGTGAAGGAACATCTGTCGATAGCAATGGCTAAACTCAATGAATATATTCAAAAAAACAAAGAACATAAATACATAGTGTTATTCCTCCTTTTCCTGAATTACCACGACTAG
- a CDS encoding T9SS type A sorting domain-containing protein, whose amino-acid sequence MSTIVKFLSGATMLMMSAALAFGQQQPYRLGSPAGLRDDIRAQAKSSNARLTSAAELKVGPNTVLTGKVNSRRTDNKTEEFMAGEIDGVAGSSFYLEVKGEDVRGFVILRKTKTGYKYYTENGTAYVKQVPLDSILCIDYTPAPAPQGGAKVASATATSSVAALGSLQSLPNANGVVLLDFDGQVVTSSYWNNGVTINAAAANLSDAEQLEVWELVSEDYRPFQLNITNDEAVYNSYPANRRMRCIFTPTNTAAPGSGGVAYIGSFNWGNETPCWVFNGGVKGAGDAASHEIGHTFGLGHDGRTSPSEGYYLGNGTWAPIMGAGYYVPVVQWSKGEYQYANNTEDDLAKISSATYGVGYRTDDYGGTIATASSLGVSTSGAVNKSGVVERTGDLDFFSFTTGGGALSLSIATPTRQPNLDILATLYNSSGTVVATGNPSGLPATLSATLSAGTYYVSITGTGYLDPATTGYSNYASLGSYQITGTVPAPSSAAATIYKDCNYGGYAITLGVGSYNMADLIALGAANDDVSSMKIASGYEVILYKDINFAGEAYLFRGDWSCLVSVGLSDGSTVNLNDWTTSLVVRASTASAARTAAPADASAEKVQDGVTEETKLSTSLTVTPNPTANEVQVKAPTKDGYLYVSIYTLDGKTILAPKRIVSGEKVDLSKAAPGVYLVRVFNGVETETRKIVKY is encoded by the coding sequence ATGAGCACAATTGTAAAATTTCTATCTGGCGCAACTATGCTGATGATGTCGGCGGCACTTGCTTTCGGGCAACAACAACCTTATCGCTTAGGTTCCCCCGCTGGCCTTCGCGACGATATCAGAGCACAGGCAAAATCTTCTAATGCTCGTCTGACCAGCGCAGCAGAATTAAAAGTAGGTCCAAATACGGTATTGACTGGTAAAGTAAACTCCCGTCGTACAGACAATAAAACAGAGGAGTTCATGGCCGGTGAGATTGATGGTGTAGCTGGTTCATCTTTCTACCTGGAAGTTAAAGGAGAAGATGTACGTGGTTTCGTGATTCTCCGTAAAACCAAAACTGGTTATAAATATTATACTGAAAACGGTACTGCCTATGTGAAACAGGTACCATTGGATTCTATTCTTTGTATCGATTATACACCAGCACCTGCTCCACAAGGTGGTGCTAAGGTAGCATCTGCTACAGCTACCAGCAGCGTAGCTGCACTGGGCTCTCTGCAAAGTCTGCCAAACGCTAATGGTGTGGTATTGCTCGATTTCGATGGCCAGGTTGTAACCAGTTCTTACTGGAACAATGGTGTGACCATCAATGCAGCAGCTGCTAACCTGAGTGATGCTGAACAGCTGGAAGTATGGGAACTGGTAAGTGAAGACTACCGCCCATTCCAACTGAACATCACCAATGATGAAGCAGTGTATAATTCATATCCAGCTAACAGAAGAATGCGTTGCATCTTCACTCCTACCAACACAGCTGCGCCTGGCAGTGGTGGGGTGGCCTACATCGGTTCTTTCAACTGGGGTAACGAAACACCTTGCTGGGTTTTCAATGGTGGCGTAAAGGGGGCTGGTGATGCAGCTTCTCATGAAATAGGCCATACCTTTGGTCTGGGTCATGATGGCCGTACTTCTCCTTCAGAAGGTTACTACCTGGGTAATGGTACCTGGGCGCCTATCATGGGTGCTGGTTATTATGTACCAGTTGTACAATGGAGTAAAGGTGAATACCAGTATGCAAACAACACTGAAGATGATCTGGCTAAAATTTCCAGCGCTACTTATGGTGTAGGTTACAGAACAGATGATTATGGTGGAACCATTGCTACTGCGTCTTCACTGGGAGTGAGTACTTCTGGTGCCGTTAATAAAAGTGGTGTGGTTGAGCGTACAGGCGACCTGGACTTCTTCTCATTTACAACAGGAGGTGGTGCACTGTCTCTGAGCATTGCTACACCTACCCGTCAGCCAAATCTGGATATCCTGGCTACGTTGTACAACAGTAGTGGTACTGTAGTAGCAACAGGTAATCCTTCTGGTCTGCCTGCTACCCTGAGTGCGACCCTTTCTGCAGGTACATATTACGTTTCTATTACCGGTACAGGTTATCTGGATCCTGCTACTACCGGTTATTCCAACTATGCTTCACTAGGTAGTTACCAGATTACAGGTACGGTTCCTGCGCCTTCATCTGCTGCAGCTACTATCTATAAAGATTGTAATTATGGTGGCTATGCGATTACGCTGGGTGTAGGTAGCTACAACATGGCGGATTTGATTGCGCTGGGTGCAGCGAACGATGATGTTTCATCTATGAAGATTGCAAGCGGTTACGAAGTGATCCTGTATAAGGACATTAACTTCGCCGGCGAGGCTTACCTGTTTAGAGGCGACTGGTCCTGCCTGGTATCAGTAGGGTTGTCTGACGGTTCTACCGTGAACCTGAATGACTGGACTACTTCCCTGGTAGTACGTGCTTCTACAGCATCTGCTGCCCGTACTGCTGCTCCTGCTGATGCATCGGCAGAAAAAGTACAGGACGGTGTAACGGAAGAGACTAAACTTTCTACATCACTCACTGTAACGCCTAACCCAACTGCCAACGAAGTACAGGTGAAAGCGCCAACTAAGGATGGCTACCTCTATGTAAGCATCTACACCCTGGATGGCAAGACTATCCTGGCGCCAAAACGTATTGTAAGCGGCGAAAAGGTAGATCTGTCCAAAGCAGCTCCTGGAGTTTATCTTGTGAGAGTATTCAATGGTGTGGAAACAGAAACAAGAAAGATTGTAAAATATTGA
- a CDS encoding FecR family protein produces the protein MQNRKEYFKHLLHNKNWTQEDRVWFLQYLNEKDLTELQEFAAAEFNADLFTAEPILAREDSERILKNIHQRIAAKPQPIVRRLWWRAAAAAMLILAAGIGYYKVSHPPVKELIVLSGEQRKKVTLPDGSKVFLEPRSSLKYKGDYGKAEREVALSGEALFDVQHDNAHPFIVASPLINTRVLGTSFNIEARDAREAKVVVLTGMVQVQAIDGDRNDGQEVILTANKRAVYNKTTDQLQMSDASDDARFYLQKQQGRFVYDGTELIKVVNDLQRYYNINVTVDKRLQHCAFYGDFNTIDEPEKALNVIALSLNARINKDSAGNGFTISGGSCQ, from the coding sequence GTGCAGAACAGGAAGGAATACTTCAAACATCTGTTGCATAATAAGAACTGGACACAGGAAGACAGAGTGTGGTTTCTGCAATATTTGAATGAAAAAGATCTTACGGAATTACAGGAGTTTGCCGCAGCGGAATTCAATGCGGACCTGTTTACCGCCGAGCCAATACTGGCCAGGGAGGACTCTGAGAGGATATTGAAAAATATCCATCAGCGCATAGCAGCAAAGCCACAACCAATTGTGAGAAGACTATGGTGGAGGGCAGCGGCAGCGGCCATGTTGATACTGGCGGCAGGAATAGGATACTACAAGGTATCACATCCGCCTGTAAAGGAGTTGATTGTATTATCAGGAGAGCAACGAAAGAAAGTGACGTTGCCAGATGGATCAAAGGTGTTCCTGGAACCCCGGTCCTCATTGAAATATAAAGGAGATTATGGTAAAGCGGAGCGCGAAGTAGCATTGTCAGGAGAGGCGCTGTTCGATGTACAGCACGACAATGCACATCCTTTTATCGTCGCGTCTCCATTAATAAATACACGGGTACTGGGTACTTCTTTTAATATTGAAGCCCGGGATGCCCGGGAAGCAAAAGTAGTGGTTTTGACAGGAATGGTACAGGTACAGGCTATAGATGGAGATCGTAATGATGGTCAGGAAGTGATCCTCACCGCCAATAAAAGGGCCGTATACAACAAAACTACCGACCAACTGCAAATGTCAGATGCTTCCGATGATGCGAGATTTTATTTACAGAAGCAACAGGGCCGATTCGTATATGACGGCACTGAGCTCATAAAAGTGGTAAACGACCTGCAAAGGTATTACAATATTAATGTTACAGTAGACAAACGCTTACAGCATTGCGCCTTTTATGGTGATTTCAATACTATTGATGAACCTGAGAAAGCCCTAAACGTAATAGCTTTATCGTTGAACGCCAGAATCAATAAAGACAGCGCCGGAAACGGATTCACCATCAGTGGAGGCAGCTGCCAGTAG
- a CDS encoding carbohydrate-binding protein: MIRSLKFPLLLTAMLALTGSTAMAQNWQLVWADEFTSSIGSDWVFETGAGGWGNNELEYYRAENASIENGQLVITAKNESYGGASYTSTRMKTQGKKSWTYGKIEARIAMPSFSGSWPAFWMLGDNIGSVGWPACGEIDIMEHINIESNVYGTVHWVGTNGGHADYGSNTPVSVTGYHVYSIEWTPTYIRWFVDGAQYNEINIANNVGSTEEFQKAFFIILNFAIGGNWPGFTINNAAFPAKMYVDYVRVYQDGGTSSFTKQVEAESYSSMSGVQTETTTDTNGGSNVGYIDTGDWMAYNSITIPTTGTYKIEYRVASLSGGGRLSLDLNAGSTVLGYLDIPSTGGWQNWTTVSHTVTINAGTYNFGIYAQAGGWNLNWFKITKL; the protein is encoded by the coding sequence ATGATTCGATCCTTGAAATTCCCTCTATTGTTAACCGCTATGTTAGCGCTGACAGGTAGCACTGCCATGGCACAAAACTGGCAACTGGTGTGGGCAGACGAATTCACCAGCAGCATTGGCTCTGACTGGGTATTCGAGACCGGCGCCGGTGGCTGGGGCAATAACGAGCTGGAATACTATCGGGCAGAAAATGCCAGTATCGAAAATGGTCAGCTGGTAATTACCGCAAAAAACGAGAGCTACGGCGGTGCCAGCTATACTTCCACCCGTATGAAGACTCAGGGCAAAAAATCTTGGACATACGGCAAAATTGAAGCCCGTATTGCAATGCCCTCTTTTTCTGGTTCATGGCCTGCATTCTGGATGCTGGGCGACAACATCGGTTCTGTAGGCTGGCCAGCCTGCGGCGAAATCGATATCATGGAACACATTAACATCGAATCCAACGTGTACGGTACTGTACACTGGGTAGGTACCAATGGTGGTCATGCCGATTACGGCAGTAACACACCTGTGTCCGTGACTGGTTACCACGTTTATTCCATCGAATGGACCCCTACCTATATCAGGTGGTTTGTAGATGGTGCTCAGTACAACGAAATCAATATCGCTAACAACGTAGGCAGTACTGAAGAATTCCAGAAGGCATTCTTCATCATCCTGAACTTCGCTATTGGCGGTAACTGGCCTGGTTTCACCATCAATAATGCTGCATTCCCTGCTAAAATGTATGTGGATTATGTAAGAGTATACCAGGATGGTGGTACCAGTTCATTTACCAAACAGGTAGAAGCAGAATCTTACAGCTCTATGTCTGGTGTTCAAACTGAAACTACTACTGATACCAATGGTGGGTCAAACGTTGGTTACATCGACACAGGTGACTGGATGGCTTACAACAGCATCACCATTCCTACTACCGGTACCTACAAAATTGAATACCGTGTAGCTTCTTTGAGTGGTGGTGGTCGTCTCTCTCTTGACCTGAATGCAGGTTCTACTGTCCTGGGTTACCTGGATATACCATCCACAGGTGGCTGGCAGAACTGGACGACGGTTTCCCATACCGTAACCATCAATGCCGGTACGTACAACTTCGGTATCTACGCCCAGGCCGGAGGATGGAACCTGAACTGGTTCAAGATTACAAAACTGTAA
- a CDS encoding glycosyl hydrolase family 18 protein, producing MQTNKWIRAAFLSIATLISSSQVFSQFKVVGYMPSWSGDVNAIQYSKLTHINYAFLLPTSTGGLQAIENSSKLSSLVSLAHANGKKVLIAVGGWNNGDDSGFESIAANSTYRTTFVNNLLSFVNQYGLDGVDMDWEYPDAGASANNYVSLMTQLATALHNQGKLLTAAVVGTGGESILSSVFAQVDYLNIMAYDYNNYDHSTYTYASQAITYWKGRGLAASKAILGVPFYGRPSWETYAALIARGADPYSDTYSGVGYNGITTIKAKTDLAYNSGGGIMIWELSGDATGTYSLVSAINTELGVLQGGTGGGTSTLIQAENYTSMSGVQTETTTDTDGGLNVGYIDTGDWMAYANINFPSTGTYKIEYRVASESTGGQLSLDLNAGSTVLGYLNVPVTGGWQTWTTISHTVSVTAGTYALGIYAQAGGWNLNWIKITKQSSAKTTAAETTTSITTADTHESSVIIYPNPVATDLHLKGDYTQPGGYLTVYDLNGKQVLNVKSGVQQIAVSGLPAGTYLLIYTKGEKRITQKFVKQ from the coding sequence ATGCAAACAAACAAATGGATAAGGGCTGCATTTCTCAGCATTGCAACCCTTATTTCTTCTTCTCAGGTATTCTCGCAATTCAAAGTAGTGGGATATATGCCTTCATGGTCAGGTGATGTGAATGCTATTCAGTATAGCAAATTGACCCACATCAACTATGCCTTCCTGCTTCCTACCTCTACCGGTGGTTTGCAGGCCATTGAAAATTCTTCCAAACTTTCCAGCCTGGTTTCTCTCGCACATGCGAACGGAAAGAAAGTGCTGATTGCTGTAGGTGGATGGAATAATGGTGATGACAGCGGTTTTGAATCCATTGCAGCCAACAGTACTTATCGCACCACATTTGTGAACAACCTGCTCAGCTTTGTAAATCAGTATGGATTGGATGGTGTGGATATGGATTGGGAATATCCTGATGCAGGTGCATCTGCCAACAACTATGTATCCCTCATGACACAACTGGCCACAGCTCTGCACAATCAGGGCAAACTGCTGACGGCCGCAGTAGTAGGTACAGGTGGTGAAAGCATTCTGAGCAGTGTATTCGCACAGGTAGATTACCTGAACATCATGGCGTACGATTATAACAACTACGATCACTCTACTTATACTTATGCATCGCAGGCCATCACTTATTGGAAGGGCAGGGGCCTGGCAGCTTCAAAGGCAATCCTGGGTGTACCTTTTTACGGACGTCCTTCCTGGGAAACTTATGCTGCGCTGATAGCCAGAGGTGCTGATCCATATAGCGATACTTATAGTGGTGTAGGCTACAATGGTATCACTACCATCAAAGCTAAAACTGACCTGGCTTACAATTCTGGTGGTGGTATTATGATCTGGGAACTCTCAGGCGATGCAACAGGTACCTATTCACTGGTATCCGCTATCAATACTGAACTGGGTGTATTACAGGGTGGCACCGGTGGTGGTACTTCCACACTGATACAGGCAGAGAATTATACATCTATGTCAGGTGTACAGACAGAAACTACAACTGATACGGATGGTGGTTTAAATGTGGGTTATATCGATACCGGCGATTGGATGGCTTATGCCAATATCAACTTCCCATCAACAGGTACTTATAAAATTGAATATCGTGTTGCCAGCGAAAGCACTGGCGGACAGTTATCCCTCGATCTGAATGCAGGGTCTACTGTATTGGGATATTTAAATGTTCCGGTAACTGGTGGCTGGCAAACATGGACCACGATTTCTCATACAGTAAGTGTAACAGCTGGAACTTATGCACTGGGCATTTATGCACAGGCGGGTGGCTGGAATCTGAATTGGATTAAGATCACCAAACAATCATCAGCTAAGACCACAGCAGCTGAAACTACTACATCCATAACCACTGCCGATACGCATGAGAGCAGTGTGATTATATACCCTAATCCTGTAGCAACCGATCTGCACCTGAAAGGTGATTACACCCAACCAGGCGGTTACCTCACTGTTTACGACCTGAATGGCAAGCAGGTATTAAATGTAAAGAGTGGGGTACAGCAGATCGCGGTATCAGGTTTACCAGCAGGTACATACCTGTTGATCTATACAAAAGGTGAAAAACGAATCACGCAAAAGTTTGTAAAACAATAA